In Streptomyces sp. NBC_00448, the following are encoded in one genomic region:
- a CDS encoding FtsW/RodA/SpoVE family cell cycle protein, protein MSATSATAPPPPGPPRPVPPHGAARPRPAARRGVELCLLVAAVGISVYGYAEVGLARSGAVPKDALAYGGGLGGLALLAHVAVRARARYADPLLLPIAVLLNGLGLVLVYRLDLEPVLGPRAAPAQLVWSSLGVGLFAVAVLALRDHRVLARYTYVSVTAALALLVMPIAFPAVNGARIWIRAAGFSIQPGEFAKVLLAIFFAGYLAANRAALAYAGRPLPVAGRLKGLRRLQLPTGRVLGPVIAVWLASVGVLVLERDLGTSLLFFGLFVVMLYVATGRTGWTAVGLLLAAAGAAAVGETEPHVHARVQDWLHPFASIAAGQGPSQLAQSLFAFGNGGALGTGLGQGSSYLVGFAAKSDFVLATAGEELGLAGLCALLGLYALLVARGFAAALATRDPFGRLLAAGLASILALQVFVVTGGVMDLIPLTGMAMPFLAQGGSSVVANWLIVALLVRISDRARRPEPEQPAPAGTAGPDTPPPAKPRHPESTESPGSTGSSGSTA, encoded by the coding sequence ATGAGCGCAACGTCGGCGACCGCTCCTCCCCCGCCCGGGCCGCCGCGCCCGGTGCCCCCGCACGGCGCCGCGCGGCCGCGCCCGGCCGCCCGCCGCGGGGTGGAGCTGTGCCTGCTGGTCGCGGCGGTGGGCATCTCGGTCTACGGCTACGCGGAGGTGGGACTGGCCCGCAGCGGCGCGGTGCCCAAGGACGCGCTGGCGTACGGCGGCGGGCTGGGCGGGCTCGCGCTGCTGGCCCATGTGGCGGTGCGGGCGCGGGCCCGGTACGCCGATCCGCTGCTGCTGCCGATCGCGGTGCTCCTCAACGGCCTGGGCCTGGTGCTGGTCTACCGGCTGGACCTGGAGCCGGTGCTCGGCCCGCGGGCGGCGCCGGCCCAACTGGTGTGGTCCTCGCTGGGGGTGGGCCTGTTCGCGGTCGCGGTGCTGGCGCTGCGCGACCACCGGGTGCTGGCGAGGTACACGTATGTGAGCGTGACCGCGGCCCTGGCGCTGCTGGTCATGCCGATCGCCTTCCCCGCGGTGAACGGGGCGCGGATCTGGATCAGGGCGGCCGGGTTCTCCATCCAGCCGGGCGAGTTCGCGAAGGTGCTGCTGGCGATCTTCTTCGCGGGCTACCTGGCGGCGAACCGCGCGGCGCTGGCGTACGCCGGGCGCCCGTTGCCGGTCGCGGGCCGGCTGAAGGGGCTGCGGCGGCTGCAGTTGCCGACCGGGCGGGTGCTGGGGCCGGTGATCGCGGTGTGGCTGGCGAGCGTGGGCGTCCTGGTGCTGGAGCGCGACCTGGGCACCTCGCTGCTCTTCTTCGGCCTGTTCGTGGTGATGCTGTACGTGGCGACCGGACGGACCGGCTGGACGGCGGTGGGGCTGCTGCTGGCGGCGGCCGGCGCGGCCGCCGTGGGCGAGACCGAACCGCACGTGCACGCGCGGGTGCAGGACTGGCTGCACCCGTTCGCGTCGATCGCCGCCGGGCAGGGGCCGAGCCAGCTCGCCCAGTCGCTGTTCGCCTTCGGCAACGGCGGGGCACTGGGCACCGGGCTCGGCCAGGGCTCGTCGTACCTGGTCGGGTTCGCCGCGAAGTCGGACTTCGTGCTGGCCACGGCGGGCGAGGAGTTGGGGCTCGCCGGGCTGTGCGCGCTGCTGGGGCTGTACGCGCTGCTGGTGGCCCGGGGGTTCGCGGCGGCGCTGGCCACCCGCGACCCGTTCGGGCGGCTGCTGGCGGCGGGCCTGGCGTCGATCCTGGCGCTCCAGGTGTTCGTGGTCACCGGCGGGGTGATGGACCTGATCCCGCTGACCGGCATGGCGATGCCGTTCCTGGCGCAGGGCGGCTCGTCGGTGGTGGCCAACTGGCTGATCGTGGCGCTGCTGGTACGGATCAGCGACCGGGCCCGCCGCCCGGAGCCCGAACAGCCCGCGCCGGCCGGAACGGCCGGCCCCGACACCCCGCCGCCCGCGAAGCCGAGGCACCCGGAAAGCACGGAAAGCCCGGGAAGCACGGGGAGTTCGGGGAGCACGGCGTGA